One segment of Vibrio gazogenes DNA contains the following:
- the dndB gene encoding DNA sulfur modification protein DndB, whose amino-acid sequence MTKIISGNSFPAIRGVQAGAEFYTVMCPLKRLRKIFTFDEGELPVSERAQRILNPERIPEITNYILNERDAYVFSALTACIEGDSEFTPIGDMGHQQKIGTLTIDEDAEVFITDGQHRNAAILEALKQDPTLSNETITVVFFADKSLAERQKIFKDLNLYPVKTDSSLSITYDDKPTALLSKTVIYESKVLSKLIHMEKTNLGQRSKKLVSHSALNKATCELFDKIDQNTYKNQIPIAKEYWESVVMAIPSLKLVYTEQVSGGEVREENVLAYSVTFQALGAVGKWLLANDREWKIRLKKLKDIDWSRTNKIDWEGRCVVNGAMRNSSIAVKLTANRIKKHLNIPLNNKELAEEDKLNN is encoded by the coding sequence ATGACAAAAATAATTTCAGGTAACTCATTCCCTGCAATTCGGGGAGTTCAGGCTGGCGCAGAATTCTACACCGTGATGTGCCCACTCAAAAGATTAAGAAAAATTTTTACTTTTGATGAAGGGGAACTCCCCGTATCTGAGCGGGCGCAGAGGATCCTGAACCCGGAACGTATTCCTGAGATCACAAACTACATTCTGAATGAACGTGATGCTTATGTATTCTCCGCACTCACAGCCTGTATCGAAGGTGATAGTGAATTCACCCCTATTGGTGATATGGGGCATCAACAAAAGATCGGTACTTTAACCATTGATGAAGACGCCGAGGTCTTCATTACTGACGGTCAGCATCGGAATGCCGCAATTCTTGAAGCACTCAAACAAGATCCAACCTTAAGTAACGAGACAATCACCGTTGTATTCTTCGCTGATAAATCTTTGGCGGAAAGACAAAAAATCTTTAAAGACTTGAATTTATACCCAGTCAAAACTGATAGTTCGTTAAGTATTACCTATGATGACAAACCCACAGCTTTACTTTCAAAAACAGTTATTTATGAAAGTAAAGTATTGTCAAAACTGATCCATATGGAGAAAACCAATTTAGGACAGAGATCAAAAAAGCTGGTCAGTCATAGCGCACTCAACAAAGCAACTTGCGAGCTATTTGATAAGATCGATCAAAACACCTACAAAAATCAAATTCCAATTGCTAAAGAGTATTGGGAGTCCGTCGTCATGGCTATTCCTTCCCTGAAGCTGGTTTATACAGAACAAGTTTCAGGTGGTGAAGTGAGAGAAGAAAATGTGCTGGCATACTCAGTTACTTTTCAGGCATTAGGAGCTGTTGGGAAATGGTTACTAGCCAATGACAGAGAGTGGAAAATCAGACTTAAAAAATTGAAAGACATCGATTGGTCCAGAACCAATAAAATAGACTGGGAAGGTCGCTGTGTCGTCAATGGCGCAATGAGAAATTCATCGATAGCCGTCAAATTAACAGCCAACAGAATCAAGAAACATTTGAACATTCCTTTAAATAACAAGGAACTGGCTGAAGAAGATAAATTAAACAATTAA
- a CDS encoding restriction endonuclease produces MKIFEAAIQAIHVLGKPSKLDEIYNTIVEHNFYSFGSKTPLAALRVTLDRHCQNKNISQMHKERYFYKHSDGEYELLDQYRTAFSSSHVVREPMNSELQAEQYIQQISILADKQKEKAKVEILEYLRNISPQQFEEFSCHFLSRYGFKNMLVTSISRDGGIDVKGALKIGIAEMRVAAQCKRYAEHNKVGRPDISQFRGDISGEFEQGIFITTSRFTKEAMDISYKTGCVPIVLIDGEQLAEIMIDKEIGIQKQTIAVYDFDADLIFE; encoded by the coding sequence ATGAAGATTTTTGAAGCTGCGATTCAGGCAATACATGTTCTGGGTAAACCCTCAAAACTTGATGAGATTTACAATACAATTGTTGAACATAATTTTTATAGTTTTGGTTCGAAGACACCTTTAGCAGCTTTGAGAGTAACTTTGGACCGACATTGTCAGAATAAAAATATCTCACAGATGCACAAAGAACGTTATTTTTACAAACATTCAGATGGTGAATACGAGTTATTAGACCAATATCGAACAGCATTTTCCTCATCTCATGTTGTTCGTGAACCAATGAACAGTGAGCTACAAGCTGAACAGTATATTCAACAAATTTCTATTTTGGCTGATAAGCAAAAAGAAAAGGCTAAAGTTGAAATTTTGGAATATTTGAGAAACATTTCACCTCAACAATTCGAAGAGTTCAGTTGTCACTTTTTGTCTAGATACGGATTTAAAAATATGTTGGTTACTTCTATCAGTAGAGATGGTGGAATTGATGTGAAAGGTGCCCTTAAGATTGGTATTGCGGAGATGAGAGTTGCAGCTCAATGTAAAAGATACGCTGAACACAATAAAGTTGGGCGACCCGATATATCTCAGTTCAGAGGGGATATATCCGGAGAGTTTGAGCAGGGGATTTTTATTACGACAAGCCGCTTTACGAAAGAAGCGATGGATATTTCGTATAAAACAGGGTGTGTTCCTATTGTTCTCATTGATGGTGAACAGCTGGCTGAGATTATGATTGATAAAGAAATTGGTATTCAAAAGCAAACGATAGCCGTTTATGATTTTGATGCGGATCTGATATTTGAATAA
- a CDS encoding DNA phosphorothioation-associated putative methyltransferase — protein MDKELFSRLVAQITAGKHLPEAIYLHKDAFTALPEVLQKFIPAVGQAVNLPEEQWDLVKLFKKEFRLSLLSYPDFYTDSYPALKQSLNVDLSKLTHKIITYHHSENPPILHRKETMVLENNPYYEQFTIITQEGENAGLYENTRIIGFKRTWENLIRKHGYELVDGRLFRRSALTDEVSEDNIDRYKTALVRHELSAPMKSLAKHSFLEGNYSVFDYGCGKGDDLRELEAHGIDALGWDPIYCPDTDKITSDIVNLGFVLNVIEDKDERLDALLSAWELTEKFLVVSVMLANESYIAQFTPYKDGVITSRNTFQKYYAQSEIKAYLERSLQEDVIAVAPGIFYIFKDKLEEQQYLQKKYTRHHVWKQLTSPSPIEARDKAKLIITQHQELFEQFWNTCLELGRIPAHDEFEQSGDIRQLIGSHKKIFTLLRELFDSTAFEQAEQNRKEDLLLYFSIGLFEKRKPYTQQPESLKRDIKALFGDYKTALNLATELLFAIADTDLIHEQCQKAYQRLPASLLNEGHSLVFHKDYIDDLPLLLRVYVGAGLQMYGELDESIDLIKVHITSGKLTLTAYDDFEKSVPFLVERIKIKMADQDIDFFDYVDENKRPPLLNRHLYIPVEHPDYKKQLSFDRRLAKRMECDSDCENIMNRTEYDVLSQK, from the coding sequence ATGGACAAGGAACTGTTTTCTCGTTTGGTCGCTCAAATCACTGCTGGTAAACACCTTCCGGAAGCAATCTACTTACATAAAGATGCGTTTACAGCACTCCCTGAAGTGTTGCAAAAGTTTATTCCAGCCGTCGGTCAGGCCGTCAATTTACCGGAAGAGCAATGGGACTTAGTCAAACTATTCAAGAAAGAATTTCGTCTCTCACTCTTAAGCTACCCTGATTTTTACACCGATTCCTATCCCGCTTTGAAACAAAGTCTAAACGTTGATCTGTCCAAATTGACACATAAAATCATTACTTATCATCACTCGGAAAATCCACCAATTTTGCACCGTAAAGAAACGATGGTGCTTGAGAATAATCCCTACTATGAACAATTCACGATAATCACTCAAGAAGGAGAAAATGCCGGACTGTATGAAAACACTCGTATCATCGGTTTTAAAAGAACCTGGGAAAATCTGATCCGCAAGCATGGCTATGAACTGGTCGATGGTCGCTTGTTTCGTCGTTCGGCGCTTACCGACGAAGTAAGCGAAGATAATATCGATCGCTATAAAACGGCATTGGTCCGCCATGAACTCTCCGCACCGATGAAATCATTAGCCAAACACAGTTTTTTAGAAGGCAACTACTCAGTTTTTGATTATGGCTGTGGCAAAGGTGATGATCTACGCGAACTGGAAGCACACGGAATCGATGCATTAGGTTGGGATCCGATTTACTGCCCAGACACCGACAAAATTACCTCTGACATCGTCAATTTAGGCTTTGTGTTGAACGTAATTGAAGATAAAGACGAACGGCTCGACGCCCTGCTCAGCGCCTGGGAACTAACCGAAAAATTTCTGGTTGTCTCTGTCATGTTGGCCAATGAAAGCTATATCGCACAATTCACACCATACAAAGACGGCGTGATCACCTCACGCAATACCTTTCAGAAGTATTACGCCCAATCAGAGATCAAAGCCTATCTCGAAAGAAGCCTGCAAGAGGATGTGATTGCAGTTGCACCGGGCATTTTTTATATCTTCAAAGATAAGCTCGAAGAACAACAATACTTGCAGAAAAAATACACCCGTCATCATGTCTGGAAACAACTCACGTCTCCATCACCCATTGAAGCCAGAGATAAAGCTAAACTGATCATTACACAACATCAGGAACTGTTTGAGCAATTCTGGAATACCTGTCTCGAACTAGGACGCATTCCTGCTCACGATGAATTTGAACAGTCAGGTGACATCCGACAACTCATCGGCTCACATAAGAAGATATTTACTTTACTGCGGGAGTTATTTGATAGCACGGCTTTTGAACAAGCAGAGCAGAACCGTAAAGAAGACCTGTTGCTCTATTTCTCGATAGGACTATTTGAGAAACGCAAGCCCTATACCCAGCAGCCGGAGTCTTTAAAACGAGATATCAAAGCCCTGTTCGGCGATTACAAAACTGCGCTCAATTTAGCTACAGAGTTACTGTTTGCCATCGCGGATACCGACTTGATCCATGAACAATGTCAGAAGGCATATCAACGTCTGCCAGCCAGTTTACTCAATGAAGGTCACTCACTGGTTTTTCATAAAGACTATATTGATGACTTACCGCTGCTTTTGCGCGTATATGTCGGTGCAGGCTTGCAAATGTATGGGGAACTGGATGAATCCATCGATCTAATCAAAGTGCACATCACCTCCGGTAAACTCACCCTGACAGCCTATGATGATTTTGAAAAATCAGTCCCGTTCTTAGTCGAACGCATCAAAATCAAAATGGCCGATCAGGACATTGATTTCTTTGATTACGTAGACGAAAACAAACGACCACCGCTACTCAACCGGCATTTATACATCCCTGTTGAACACCCGGATTATAAGAAGCAGTTGAGTTTTGATCGGCGGTTGGCGAAAAGGATGGAATGTGATTCTGACTGCGAGAACATCATGAATCGAACAGAATATGATGTTCTCAGCCAGAAATAA
- the dndC gene encoding DNA phosphorothioation system sulfurtransferase DndC has protein sequence MTVNIAEAKYSAFEPAGFKPTIRNLIDKTKAIYLKDQIPWVIGYSGGKDSTAIVQLVWAAVTELKKEGKAHKTVHVISTDTLVENPIVALWVERSLNQMKKAVAEQDLPIVPHRLTPEVKDRFWVNLIGRGYPAPRYKFRWCTDRLKISPSNTFIQDVVKNNGEAILVLGTRKHESTVRAASMENIEQLDNTRKEDGLNVNTQLDRVWVYTPIEDWTNDDVWAYLTQEKNPWGYKNTDLLGMYQGATEGGECPLVVDKSTPSCGDSRFGCYVCTMVGEDKSMAAMIANDDEKEWMLPLLALRNEIDINDANSQVKANKVARDKSNRDFRRMNGSLTVHISMKDFSDAKDLEESEDPFELLAQYEDTTEHKYENLPADVVRGPYKQSFREKMLRKVLEAQMYVQETGPAEVKRLELLPLEDLEEIRRIWVEEKKEAEDSVPLIYREVTGKYYLGPKRAYSPILNHSILDKLKAHCATYQDKDELKYQQLRGLLSIEDRYKHQLRRAKIADELESEIDKGAFDSIDNARRFALGRVKNEYAIKLKRLEDAGETEEFLKNISKNIQILDARKDLFKVKKYKALYVELTSEHLNREAQTLAKELVQGLKKLYSYYIRQIDLSFGLLDKKAQEEKDNNERNSKLLAPEQLIVQEKPL, from the coding sequence ATGACAGTAAATATCGCAGAAGCAAAATACTCTGCATTTGAACCTGCTGGGTTCAAGCCTACTATCCGTAACCTGATAGACAAAACCAAGGCGATCTATCTCAAAGATCAGATTCCTTGGGTCATTGGTTATAGTGGTGGCAAAGATTCAACGGCGATAGTCCAGCTAGTCTGGGCTGCCGTAACAGAACTCAAAAAAGAAGGGAAAGCGCATAAAACCGTACACGTTATCAGCACCGATACTCTGGTCGAAAATCCTATTGTTGCTCTGTGGGTAGAACGCTCTCTCAACCAAATGAAAAAAGCAGTCGCTGAACAAGATCTGCCGATTGTGCCACACCGTTTAACACCAGAAGTCAAAGATCGCTTTTGGGTCAACCTGATCGGACGAGGCTATCCTGCGCCTCGCTATAAATTCCGCTGGTGTACTGATCGCTTAAAAATCAGTCCATCCAACACATTCATCCAGGATGTGGTCAAAAATAATGGCGAAGCCATTCTCGTGTTAGGCACCCGCAAACACGAAAGTACGGTGCGTGCTGCCAGCATGGAAAATATCGAACAGCTCGACAATACGCGTAAAGAAGATGGCTTAAACGTTAATACTCAACTGGATCGGGTCTGGGTGTATACACCAATTGAAGATTGGACCAACGATGATGTCTGGGCATACCTCACCCAAGAGAAAAACCCTTGGGGATATAAAAACACCGATCTACTGGGCATGTATCAGGGTGCTACAGAAGGCGGAGAATGCCCATTAGTGGTTGACAAATCGACCCCTAGCTGTGGTGACAGCCGGTTCGGTTGTTACGTTTGTACGATGGTCGGTGAAGATAAATCGATGGCGGCCATGATTGCGAATGATGACGAAAAAGAATGGATGCTTCCGCTGCTTGCACTACGTAACGAGATTGATATCAACGATGCCAATTCGCAGGTAAAAGCAAATAAAGTTGCACGAGATAAAAGCAATCGTGATTTCAGACGGATGAATGGCTCGCTGACAGTCCATATCAGTATGAAAGATTTCAGTGACGCTAAAGATCTGGAAGAGAGCGAAGATCCATTCGAACTGTTAGCTCAATATGAAGATACGACTGAACATAAATACGAAAACCTACCGGCAGATGTGGTTCGCGGTCCATACAAACAGAGTTTCCGCGAAAAAATGCTGCGCAAAGTTCTTGAAGCACAGATGTATGTTCAGGAAACCGGCCCTGCGGAAGTAAAGAGACTAGAACTACTCCCTTTAGAAGATCTGGAAGAAATTCGCCGCATCTGGGTTGAGGAAAAAAAAGAAGCTGAAGATTCCGTTCCTCTCATTTACCGAGAAGTCACTGGTAAATATTATCTGGGACCCAAACGAGCTTATAGTCCGATCCTCAACCACAGTATTCTCGACAAACTGAAAGCACATTGTGCGACATATCAGGATAAAGACGAACTCAAATATCAGCAGTTACGTGGCCTGCTTTCAATTGAAGATCGATATAAGCATCAGCTACGCAGAGCAAAAATTGCCGATGAGCTTGAGTCTGAAATCGATAAAGGCGCTTTCGATAGTATTGATAATGCCCGCCGTTTTGCGCTTGGCCGGGTAAAAAATGAGTATGCGATCAAACTGAAACGTCTTGAAGATGCAGGAGAAACCGAAGAGTTCCTCAAGAATATTAGCAAAAATATCCAGATCCTCGATGCCAGAAAAGATCTTTTCAAAGTGAAGAAATATAAGGCACTCTACGTGGAATTGACTTCAGAACATCTCAACCGAGAAGCCCAAACATTGGCAAAAGAGCTCGTCCAAGGTCTGAAAAAACTTTATTCCTACTACATCAGACAAATCGATCTCTCGTTCGGTCTGTTAGATAAAAAAGCACAAGAAGAAAAAGATAACAACGAGAGAAATAGTAAGCTTCTGGCTCCAGAGCAACTGATTGTTCAGGAGAAACCGTTATGA
- the dndA gene encoding cysteine desulfurase DndA, with translation MTVYLDTNATTPVANSVADLVQKYLVEEFGNSGSRTHEFGARAKQAVELARKQVAAVVDLDSSAVTFTSGATESNNIAILGLQSYAEEQHKKHIITTSIEHKAVLEPCQELETRGFDVTYLPCDESGVVSVDSLRNALREDTVLVSIMHINNETGSVQDIQGYCDVLQNHDAFFHVDAAQSFGKYSDALKNERIDMMSVSGHKVYGPKGVGALLCQRRGFKKIPLKPLVFGGGQEKGLRPGTLPVALIAGLGEACRLAVENCDQWAQHCLGIKQDLVASLEDIGAQMNGTHSAPHVLNFSIPGLNSEAAMVALKGIVAVSNGSACTSSSYTPSHVLKGMGLSDERIEGAIRMSWSHMTKEIPLAEVIGRIKQYL, from the coding sequence ATGACCGTTTATCTTGATACCAATGCAACAACACCTGTCGCAAATTCTGTGGCCGATTTAGTACAAAAGTATTTAGTTGAGGAGTTTGGTAACTCTGGTAGCCGGACCCATGAATTTGGTGCTCGGGCAAAGCAAGCTGTTGAACTAGCAAGAAAACAGGTTGCGGCGGTTGTCGATTTGGATAGCTCAGCGGTCACTTTTACCAGCGGTGCCACTGAGAGTAATAATATCGCGATTTTAGGGTTACAAAGTTACGCCGAAGAGCAGCATAAGAAACATATCATTACCACATCTATCGAACATAAAGCAGTCCTTGAACCTTGTCAGGAACTTGAGACGAGAGGATTCGATGTCACCTATTTGCCATGTGATGAAAGTGGCGTGGTGAGTGTTGACTCATTAAGGAATGCCTTGCGTGAAGATACGGTGCTTGTCTCCATAATGCACATCAACAATGAAACTGGTTCTGTACAGGATATTCAAGGTTACTGTGATGTTTTGCAGAATCATGATGCTTTCTTTCATGTCGATGCCGCGCAAAGTTTTGGCAAGTATAGTGATGCTCTGAAAAACGAAAGGATCGATATGATGAGTGTCAGTGGTCATAAAGTGTATGGGCCAAAAGGCGTCGGAGCATTACTGTGTCAGCGGCGTGGTTTTAAGAAAATTCCGTTAAAACCATTGGTGTTTGGTGGTGGTCAGGAAAAAGGATTAAGACCGGGCACATTACCTGTTGCGCTGATTGCTGGATTAGGTGAAGCGTGCCGTTTAGCTGTTGAAAACTGCGATCAATGGGCGCAACACTGTTTGGGGATAAAGCAGGATTTAGTCGCAAGTTTAGAAGACATTGGAGCTCAAATGAATGGTACTCATTCTGCACCACATGTCTTAAATTTCTCTATTCCCGGTCTGAATTCTGAAGCGGCAATGGTTGCTTTGAAAGGGATTGTGGCGGTGTCAAATGGTTCTGCCTGTACTTCTTCCAGCTATACACCCAGCCATGTATTGAAAGGGATGGGATTATCAGATGAGCGAATAGAAGGAGCAATTAGAATGTCTTGGTCTCATATGACAAAAGAGATACCATTAGCGGAAGTCATCGGAAGGATTAAGCAATATCTGTGA